In Heyndrickxia vini, the sequence AAAGTGACAGAGGGATCGACAGTCAGTATTAATTATGTTTCTGGTTCCTCAAAAAGAATCCAAACAATGGTGCTTTCAAAACGAAGCTTAAATGAAGGTGCAAAAGTCCTCATCGTCGATGACTTCATGAAAGCGGGCGGAACAGTAAAAGGAATGGTCAATCTTTTAGATGAATTTAATGCATCGCTAGCTGGGATTGCCGTATTGCTTGAGTCTGAAGAAGCAGAAGAAAGATTAGTGGATGATTATGTATCCTTAGTGAAATTAATGGATGTTGATGTGAAGGAAAAAAAGATTAAAGTCATTGAAGGCAATTATTTTACGAACAAATAAGGGGGATGTTTTATGAAAAAGGTTTCAACAGTTGATGCACCGGCTGCTATCGGGCCGTATTCACAAGGAATGATTGTGAATAATATTTTTTATAGTTCCGGACAAATTCCACTTACTGCGGACGGTTCCCTTGTAACAGGAGATATTAAAGAACAGACACATCAAGTATTTAGAAATTTAGATGCAGTTTTAAAAGCGGCAGGTGCTTCATTTGATACAGTGGTTAAAGCAACTGTATTTATTAAAAATATGGATGAGTTTGCAATAATTAATGAAATCTATGGGGAATATTTTTCAACACATAAGCCTGCAAGATCTTGTGTAGAAGTTTCAAGACTTCCAAAAGATGTTTCAATAGAAATAGAGGTAATTGCCTTAATTAAATAGAATGTCTAATCGGCTTTTTTGAAAATGGCCGATTTTTTTTATGTCATAATTGTTTAAAATAGGTATATTTGGTCGATAACTAGTTAATATGCAGTAAATTAAATAGAGAAATATTGGTACTTATAAATTTTTTAAAAAATTTTACAATTTAAGAAGGAATATATCAAAATATGTTGAATACTTTAACTAGATTCAATCTATGTGAAAAGGTGGTGAATAGGATGGAAGTAACAGATGTAAGGTTACGCCGTGTTAATACAGAGGGGCGTATGCGTGCGATTGCTTCTATTACACTAGATAATGAATTTGTTGTTCATGATATTCGTGTAATTGATGGGAACAATGGATTATTTGTAGCAATGCCAAGTAAACGTACTCCGGATGGAGAGTTTAGGGATATAGCTCATCCAATCAATTCTAATACTAGAAGTAAGATTCAAGAATCAGTATTAGCGGAGTATCATCGTTTAGGAGAGTTAGAAGAAGTTGAGTTTGAAGAAGCTGGCGCTTCCTAACAGATTAAAGCAGCAAGAGCCTACTCCAAAAAGTAAGGCTCTTTTTTTATGCTTACTAAGGGAAAGGTAAACCTTCATATTCAGTTATTTTGCATCTTACACTGTATTCCTCTACCCTGCATTTTTAAATTCTAATCCGTATATTTCTTAAAATAATATTATTTACAATTGACAATTCTTTGTATATCCCGATGTTTCCTTGAAATTAAGCTTAAATTGCGATATATTTTTTTATGGATAAAAAGGTTTATTGGGGGACCAAATATGACAAATCGATTTGCTGTTATTTTAGCTGCAGGCCAAGGAACACGGATGAAATCAAAACTCTATAAAGTATTACATCCTGTATGTGGAAAGCCCATGGTAGAACATGTTGTTGACCAAATCAGTAAATTGAAAATCAATAAAATGGTTACGATAGTTGGCCATGGAGCAGAATTGGTAAAGGCGAAATTAGAAGGAAAAACAGCTTTTGCGCTTCAGGAAGAACAACTAGGAACTGCCCATGCTGTTATGCAAGCGGATAAAGTTTTAGCTGAAGAAGATGGTGTTACTTTAGTTGTTTGTGGTGATACCCCTCTTATTCAAGCGGAGACAATGGAAGCATTGATGGGTCATCATGAGGAACAAAATGCTAAAGCGACGATATTAACAGCATATACAGAACAACCCGAAGGCTATGGAAGAATTATTCGAAATGAACAAGGCTTCGTAGAAAGAATTGTTGAGCATAAAGATGCAACAGAAGATGAACGTAAAGTAAAAGAAATTAATACCGGTGTTTTTTGTTTTGATAATAAAGCTTTATTTCAAGCACTAAGTAAAGTTTCTAACGATAATGTACAAGGTGAATACTATTTGCCTGATGTAATTGAAATTTTGAAGAATCAAGGTGAAATAGTTTCTGCTTATCAAACAGAAAACATGGATGAAACTTTAGGTGTCAATGATCGAATTGCTCTTTCAAATGCAGAAAAAATTATGAAAAGGCGAATTAATGAGTATCATATGAGAAATGGTGTATCGATTATAGATCCGGAGCAAACGTATATTGGACTAGATATTATCATTGGATCAGATACAGTTATATACCCTGGT encodes:
- a CDS encoding RidA family protein, which produces MKKVSTVDAPAAIGPYSQGMIVNNIFYSSGQIPLTADGSLVTGDIKEQTHQVFRNLDAVLKAAGASFDTVVKATVFIKNMDEFAIINEIYGEYFSTHKPARSCVEVSRLPKDVSIEIEVIALIK
- the spoVG gene encoding septation regulator SpoVG, with the translated sequence MEVTDVRLRRVNTEGRMRAIASITLDNEFVVHDIRVIDGNNGLFVAMPSKRTPDGEFRDIAHPINSNTRSKIQESVLAEYHRLGELEEVEFEEAGAS
- the glmU gene encoding bifunctional UDP-N-acetylglucosamine diphosphorylase/glucosamine-1-phosphate N-acetyltransferase GlmU, giving the protein MTNRFAVILAAGQGTRMKSKLYKVLHPVCGKPMVEHVVDQISKLKINKMVTIVGHGAELVKAKLEGKTAFALQEEQLGTAHAVMQADKVLAEEDGVTLVVCGDTPLIQAETMEALMGHHEEQNAKATILTAYTEQPEGYGRIIRNEQGFVERIVEHKDATEDERKVKEINTGVFCFDNKALFQALSKVSNDNVQGEYYLPDVIEILKNQGEIVSAYQTENMDETLGVNDRIALSNAEKIMKRRINEYHMRNGVSIIDPEQTYIGLDIIIGSDTVIYPGVQLSGQTIIGEDCIIGPNSVIKDCTINNGTVIHQSVAHNSAIGANVKIGPFAHIRPDSNISDDVKIGNFVEIKKAKFGKGSKASHLSYIGDAEVGSDVNIGCGSITVNYDGKNKYLTKIEDGVFVGCNSNLVAPVTVGKNAYIAAGSTITKDVPGDALSIARARQVNKENYVNKLKHNQ